In Vanacampus margaritifer isolate UIUO_Vmar chromosome 9, RoL_Vmar_1.0, whole genome shotgun sequence, the following proteins share a genomic window:
- the rbm12bb gene encoding RNA binding motif protein 12Bb produces the protein MAVVIRLQGLRIAAGPQDIRKFFTGLKIPDGGVHIIGGEQEEAFIIFASDEDARRAMTRSGGQIRGGNVTLRLSSKAEMQNVFEQSAINAETEQKRNAEDEARRTRRSAEADTNKRSASRADITSPPRQKRPLNAIEDTTCVFLKGLPFTVSQREINEFFNGLRIVDLILLKNATGKHNGMGLVRFSSPAEVSEALKRDRGYIGSRYVEICPTTEEDWRRSSERQHMSGNPRGDHFERRGSPSYGQKNFQHHMRSQSPVSQRVSSSSEEYCAMVENLSFAVESEDVKRLFHHARLDDDQILFINFDDRKSRSAFVLFKTMREYREALDQESKPFFNRLIQIRPISREKMKAIMDSQKVDVGRYKRSNERPPSYPRDNSDPEKCLLVENLPFDVRKVEVMDFFFGIDVPEDNVQLLRGNAGAATGKALVLFHSESAAMKALSLDGQRFLGSKVALKYITRAEMRELIAGPQQRFTEFQGSGDGEFSDFRGSHAGNMPMNAGPQSQGGYKSYGDPVDRGNGAQSSGGPSRQQFNEHSCVKLINLPFQIKIEEIYDFCHGYRIIPGSITLQYDRSGAFKGTATVVFETRQEAVIALEELNGRPIGARKIQLLLV, from the coding sequence ATGGCAGTCGTCATCCGTTTACAGGGATTGAGGATCGCTGCTGGTCCGCAGGATATTCGCAAATTCTTCACTGGACTCAAAATTCCAGACGGTGGTGTGCACATAATTGGAGGCGAGCAGGAGGAAGCATTCATAATTTTTGCCTCCGACGAAGATGCGAGAAGAGCCATGACGCGCTCGGGGGGGCAAATCAGGGGGGGGAATGTGACTTTGCGGCTTAGTAGCAAAGCAGAGATGCAGAATGTATTTGAGCAAAGTGCCATCAATGCGGAGACGGAGCAAAAGAGAAATGCTGAAGATGAGGCAAGGCGCACCCGAAGATCAGCGGAGGCTGACACGAACAAGAGGTCGGCAAGTAGAGCAGACATCACTTCGCCGCCCCGCCAAAAGAGACCCTTAAACGCAATTGAAGACACCACGTGCGTGTTCCTCAAAGGACTGCCGTTCACTGTGTCCCAAAGAGAGATTAACGAGTTCTTCAATGGTTTACGTATCGTTGACCTTATCCTCTTGAAAAATGCCACCGGAAAACACAACGGAATGGGTCTGGTGAGATTTTCAAGCCCTGCAGAAGTATCGGAAGCCTTGAAGAGGGATCGGGGGTACATCGGTTCTCGGTACGTGGAGATTTGTCCGACCACAGAAGAAGACTGGCGTCGGTCGAGTGAAAGGCAACACATGAGCGGAAACCCACGAGGCGACCACTTTGAAAGACGTGGATCGCCTTCATATGGTCAGAAGAATTTCCAACACCATATGAGGTCTCAGTCACCCGTGAGCCAGAGGGTGTCATCGTCCAGTGAGGAGTACTGCGCCATGGTGGAAAATCTCTCCTTTGCGGTGGAAAGCGAGGACGTGAAAAGACTTTTTCACCACGCAAGACTCGACGATGACCAGATCTTGTTCATAAATTTCGACGACCGTAAAAGTAGGTCTGCGTTTGTACTCTTCAAGACTATGCGTGAGTATCGCGAGGCATTAGACCAGGAGTCGAAACCCTTTTTCAATCGATTGATTCAAATCCGGCCAATCTCGAGAGAGAAAATGAAAGCCATCATGGATTCCCAAAAAGTGGATGTCGGCCGTTACAAGAGGAGTAATGAGAGGCCTCCATCCTACCCCAGGGATAATTCTGACCCTGAGAAGTGCTTACTTGTGGAAAATCTGCCCTTCGATGTGCGTAAAGTGGAGGTCATGGACTTCTTCTTTGGGATCGATGTCCCCGAAGATAACGTGCAATTGCTGCGTGGCAATGCAGGTGCGGCGACGGGCAAGGCTTTGGTTCTCTTCCATTCCGAGTCAGCTGCCATGAAGGCCCTCTCGCTCGACGGACAAAGGTTTCTCGGGTCAAAGGTTGCCCTCAAATACATTACACGCGCCGAGATGCGAGAGTTGATCGCCGGGCCACAGCAACGATTCACTGAGTTCCAAGGTTCTGGTGACGGCGAGTTCTCCGACTTCAGGGGCTCTCATGCTGGTAATATGCCAATGAACGCGGGGCCTCAAAGCCAAGGAGGCTACAAGTCTTACGGTGACCCAGTTGACAGAGGCAACGGTGCGCAGAGCAGCGGCGGTCCATCACGGCAGCAGTTTAACGAGCACTCCTGCGTAAAGCTAATTAATTTGCCATTCCaaataaaaatagaagaaaTCTATGATTTTTGCCATGGATATCGTATTATCCCAGGATCCATCACCTTGCAGTACGATAGGAGCGGCGCATTTAAAGGTACCGCAACTGTGGTATTTGAGACTCGGCAGGAGGCGGTAATAGCATTAGAGGAACTCAATGGGAGGCCAATCGGTGCTCGAAAAATTCAACTGCTGTTGGTTTGA
- the gra gene encoding uncharacterized protein C8orf88 homolog isoform X1 — MEVSRRPILRRNLEPARPLRRLLPVDISGSTEGTDAAAPCGQSLFDIVAEKSNITVEQFLKIVNLQDQKKDNIRVRLCYTRDFLIGLASCPAARKRPEFLPEHAIVLTHAQRDPNYLWVNETNGNKETTGDGEPISSDFWRKANYTVNWSPVTAHHGDNHSRRH; from the exons ATGGAGGTATCGAGGCGACCAATTCTCCGCAGGAACCTGGAGCCTGCAAGACCCCTTCGCCGCCTCCTTCCTGTTGACATCAGTGGATCAACTG AAGGCACAGATGCTGCTGCTCCGTGTGGACAGTCATTGTTTGACATCGTGGCTGAAAAG TCAAATATTACAGTTGAGCAGTTCCTCAAGATTGTCAACCTCCAAGACCAGAAAAAAGATAACATCCGtg TGAGATTGTGTTACACTCGAGATTTTTTGATTGGTCTCGCGAGTTGCCCTGCAGCCAGGAAGAGGCCTGAGTTTTTACCAGAGCACGCCATAGTCTTAACCCATGCA CAGAGAGATCCTAATTATCTGTGGGTGAATGAAACCAATGGGAACAAAGAAACAACt ggtgaCGGTGAGCCCATCTCGTCTGACTTCTGGCGAAAGGCCAACTACACCGTGAATTGGTCGCCAGTCACGGCACATCATGGAGACAATCATTCACGCCGTCACTGA
- the gra gene encoding uncharacterized protein C8orf88 homolog isoform X2, with amino-acid sequence MEVSRRPILRRNLEPARPLRRLLPVDISGSTEGTDAAAPCGQSLFDIVAEKSNITVEQFLKIVNLQDQKKDNIRVRLCYTRDFLIGLASCPAARKRPEFLPEHAIVLTHARDPNYLWVNETNGNKETTGDGEPISSDFWRKANYTVNWSPVTAHHGDNHSRRH; translated from the exons ATGGAGGTATCGAGGCGACCAATTCTCCGCAGGAACCTGGAGCCTGCAAGACCCCTTCGCCGCCTCCTTCCTGTTGACATCAGTGGATCAACTG AAGGCACAGATGCTGCTGCTCCGTGTGGACAGTCATTGTTTGACATCGTGGCTGAAAAG TCAAATATTACAGTTGAGCAGTTCCTCAAGATTGTCAACCTCCAAGACCAGAAAAAAGATAACATCCGtg TGAGATTGTGTTACACTCGAGATTTTTTGATTGGTCTCGCGAGTTGCCCTGCAGCCAGGAAGAGGCCTGAGTTTTTACCAGAGCACGCCATAGTCTTAACCCATGCA AGAGATCCTAATTATCTGTGGGTGAATGAAACCAATGGGAACAAAGAAACAACt ggtgaCGGTGAGCCCATCTCGTCTGACTTCTGGCGAAAGGCCAACTACACCGTGAATTGGTCGCCAGTCACGGCACATCATGGAGACAATCATTCACGCCGTCACTGA